TAGTAAACTAACAACGTCTCATTGCAAACATTCCTTTCATAGTATCTACGCACCTAGAGCATGCTCCTCTCCTTCCATCGGACAAGGGACTTGAGGAATTTCTTTACCTGTTTATAAAAATCAGTTCGACCTTTTAGAAGATTTAGCTGATATGCTTCACAAACAAAGATTACTTGAAATTTGATACGGGAAAGATAACAAGATAATATGAACATACAAAGTTATAAGATATAAACATGTGTATACCTCCTCAGGGTCCTTGAGCGAGAAAAAGGCGTTGCTCTCTTTCGGAGTAGAAGATACAAGAACACCATAACCCCTGTTACCTTGTCTCAGTACCTAGTCAAGTAGACATCAAGAAGTTAGGTTCTCGCTCATCATCAGATACGAAAATACAATAGTAACTAAGTCTTTCTCTACCACAAAGCTGCCGCATACCCTGAATGCATCTTCATCTGTCATGTCATCTCCAATATAAATAGGAAGCACATCTTCACTATTACCGAGATCTGCTAGATAAGATTATCATGTTCATCagataaattaaatttataagtAACAGAAAGAATAAGGGGAAAACGATGCAATTACATAACAACTGGATTGGAACTAAGTAGAGCTTACTCATTGATTCAAGCAAAAATTCAACAGCTTTCCCTTTATTCCAGTCAATCACAGGGCGAACTTCTAAAACCTATGGAGATGAAAGAAGTCCCGGTAAATAAAAGCTTAAACCAGAGCTTACATGGAAATAAGATGATACATGGAAATAAGATGATACAATACAGACTGTGAATATAGAAACATCATTATAGATGTAAGTCATGTAACTATGTAATTACCTTTCGCCCGTGAGTTAGTCGTAATCGAGGGTAATCTTTTAACACATCATGCACACGCTGTGCAACTGTCTCCCAACTCTGCATTTCATAAGGTGGAAGAAAAGAAAAACTACTTTAAAACTACTAAACATGAGAATCAGAGAACATATGTTAAGAATTATAAATGTATTTTCGGGAAGTTGAGCACTCCTCACCTTCTCATCTACGTTACGATAGTGTACAGATGCACAAAATTTGTGATTCTCAACTATCGCACCAGTTATGTCGCTAGTAATTTTGACAAGGGTTCTAAAAACCTGAAggtaaaaagaaaaaaaaatcacaaagTTACAGGTATGAGTAGTATTATTTTTTGAAAGTGTCAGGATTGCTGGATGAACAGCAGTTCACCTCGTCGATCATAGGCAAAAATTCTCTAGCAGGCTGGAAGAGATTAACCTCCTTGTCCTGCACGCATTACTACCCCGACTGAGTAACAGACCATGTTGTAAGACTAAACAAATGTAAAGGATCACAAGTACGCTGCATTAGATGCAAAAAAAAATTAGCGTAAATCACAAACCTGCTGGTCAGCAAATTTGACAGGATTTATATGGTCAATGGATGCTGTAGCGGTGTCTCTAACAGGAAATTTAATGTCCAAACCATGACTACCAGCGTAGTAGAGTTCTGTTAATCCTACCAACTCAGAGACCTGCAGATTCAGCAGTCAGAAAATAGATACTTTTCTAAACTGAATACAATAAATGTCGCACTACTAAAACTAAATATTAGTAAATTTAAAACCGTAGTAGGACAATTAAAGCTAAATCAAACTACCATGTCACGCCTTCTTCCACTTATGATTGCTGTTGGAAAATGCTTTGCAAGGCTCTTAACAGCATAACGCATCTGGAAAAGAAAATATTGATTTCATTATCCATATACAGCTGGTAAAAATATTTATGTGATCCAAGGAATATAATTTGCCACTTACATCAGCAGACATGAAAGCACGATCAGGGTCATCTACTATAGGAGAAAGTGTACCATCATAATCTAGAAAAATAACTATCTTCTTATTCCTGGCATATTCTATGATTTTCTCAAAAGAGGAAAGGGCCGATGGAAACTTGAGCTATAAAGAGATCAGAATACAGAAACAACAAGATAATTAACTTTTTGAGTCATCTACAGAATAACAAAGATATTGGAAA
This genomic interval from Apium graveolens cultivar Ventura chromosome 8, ASM990537v1, whole genome shotgun sequence contains the following:
- the LOC141678749 gene encoding putative trehalose-phosphate phosphatase F isoform X2, which gives rise to MDLKTTKASPVLADPSSSSISKSRLVLHSSLMPYSQSGTSFSSAILTIPRKKPAKLDDVRSNGWLEAMKSSSPPRKKILKDPFVGVSSDDGECAYRSWQLKFPSALSSFEKIIEYARNKKIVIFLDYDGTLSPIVDDPDRAFMSADMRYAVKSLAKHFPTAIISGRRRDMVSELVGLTELYYAGSHGLDIKFPVRDTATASIDHINPVKFADQQDKEVNLFQPAREFLPMIDEVFRTLVKITSDITGAIVENHKFCASVHYRNVDEKSWETVAQRVHDVLKDYPRLRLTHGRKVLEVRPVIDWNKGKAVEFLLESMNLGNSEDVLPIYIGDDMTDEDAFRVCGSFVVLRQGNRGYGVLVSSTPKESNAFFSLKDPEEVKKFLKSLVRWKERSML
- the LOC141678749 gene encoding putative trehalose-phosphate phosphatase F isoform X4, which codes for MDLKTTKASPVLADPSSSSISKSRLVLHSSLMPYSQSGTSFSSAILTIPRKKPAKLDDVRSNGWLEAMKSSSPPRKKILKDPFVGVSSDDGECAYRSWQLKFPSALSSFEKIIEYARNKKIVIFLDYDGTLSPIVDDPDRAFMSADMRYAVKSLAKHFPTAIISGRRRDMVSELVGLTELYYAGSHGLDIKFPVRDTATASIDHINPVKFADQQDKEVNLFQPAREFLPMIDEVFRTLVKITSDITGAIVENHKFCASVHYRNVDEKSWETVAQRVHDVLKDYPRLRLTHGRKVLEVRPVIDWNKGKAVEFLLESMNLGNSEDVLPIYIGDDMTDEDAFRVLRQGNRGYGVLVSSTPKESNAFFSLKDPEEVKKFLKSLVRWKERSML
- the LOC141678749 gene encoding putative trehalose-phosphate phosphatase F isoform X3 → MDLKTTKASPVLADPSSSSISKSRLVLHSSLMPYSQSGTSFSSAILTIPRKKPAKLDDVRSNGWLEAMKSSSPPRKKILKDPFVGVSSDDGECAYRSWQLKFPSALSSFEKIIEYARNKKIVIFLDYDGTLSPIVDDPDRAFMSADMRYAVKSLAKHFPTAIISGRRRDMVSELVGLTELYYAGSHGLDIKFPVRDTATASIDHINPVKFADQQDKEVNLFQPAREFLPMIDEVFRTLVKITSDITGAIVENHKFCASVHYRNVDEKSWETVAQRVHDVLKDYPRLRLTHGRKVLEVRPVIDWNKGKAVEFLLESMTDLGNSEDVLPIYIGDDMTDEDAFRVLRQGNRGYGVLVSSTPKESNAFFSLKDPEEVKKFLKSLVRWKERSML
- the LOC141678749 gene encoding putative trehalose-phosphate phosphatase F isoform X1, with the translated sequence MDLKTTKASPVLADPSSSSISKSRLVLHSSLMPYSQSGTSFSSAILTIPRKKPAKLDDVRSNGWLEAMKSSSPPRKKILKDPFVGVSSDDGECAYRSWQLKFPSALSSFEKIIEYARNKKIVIFLDYDGTLSPIVDDPDRAFMSADMRYAVKSLAKHFPTAIISGRRRDMVSELVGLTELYYAGSHGLDIKFPVRDTATASIDHINPVKFADQQDKEVNLFQPAREFLPMIDEVFRTLVKITSDITGAIVENHKFCASVHYRNVDEKSWETVAQRVHDVLKDYPRLRLTHGRKVLEVRPVIDWNKGKAVEFLLESMTDLGNSEDVLPIYIGDDMTDEDAFRVCGSFVVLRQGNRGYGVLVSSTPKESNAFFSLKDPEEVKKFLKSLVRWKERSML